A DNA window from Hevea brasiliensis isolate MT/VB/25A 57/8 chromosome 2, ASM3005281v1, whole genome shotgun sequence contains the following coding sequences:
- the LOC110639392 gene encoding disease resistance RPP13-like protein 4: MAVVDSMIQILAQQVFTALQKQAHFALDFKGQFEVMKTRLDLTKALLADTENLKSKKEIVKASLSSLRELVYEADNILTDCLIRDEYQNDGSCSSLTFQKPLFWYQTGKKLKDINAKMEAMERSLGAYLKAQDLSNHGDNEHQIVKYTTQDYDPSEIIGLEHDLEKLKGWIFGTTNVLHRVGIVGMGGLGKTTIAQKIFNDEEVTKRYEKMLWVSVSQNSSEERILRSMLEQLEPNFSMTDESQIMHKINQGLEGKTCLIFMDDVWRMNLPWWDKFCSSLQKVIGGSSCVIITTRNEEVATDMGVDKSQIHQPKTLNKDGSWLLFSKFAFARCRGKRCPDAQFEKEGREILDKCGGLPLAIKTVAALLAPKTNSLVQWNEINKNFHELIVEGKISSVMASLQLSYDELPTHLKQCLLCFSIYPEDFEMHAEQLVHWWVGEGLIQGKGSKTAKEMGFEYLSDLVARCLVEAVHRRDYDGRVYCCRMHDMVRELTIKIAEEESFGKFDEQSRQIPIANSRWLGITSKMHSKSLRNSTKLRALLLMPSSEVVLDRRIGWFSSLRVLDFSLGKLDNISVEDFLVWICSLKRLAYLNLSGVSGIKELPSSIRKLRNLQLLILCGCSNLVRLNPYITTLKKLVVLDLGSCGLEYLPRGLGRLFYLQELSGFKISNQANKQSCRLHELRVLSHLRVLRMNIGIDSVILEDDKSVLSQLSKLKVLAIDAEDCEDGNILEMLNALTPPTSLQEFYLRRYRHKALPTWINPEQLSSLQYLCIENGDLTHIETSPQHVADNLYTWNIEGLCFKVLPSLKVDWKNLEQDMPLLRYAEVSGCFNLQNFPCSDDKLVVWRKNED, encoded by the coding sequence ATGGCGGTGGTAGATTCTATGATTCAAATCCTCGCACAGCAAGTGTTTACAGCTCTCCAGAAGCAAGCTCATTTTGCACTTGACTTCAAAGGTCAATTTGAGGTGATGAAGACGAGACTGGATCTAACGAAGGCCTTGCTTGCTGACACAGAAAATCTCAAAAGTAAGAAGGAAATTGTCAAGGCAAGTTTGTCGAGCTTAAGAGAATTGGTTTATGAAGCTGACAACATATTAACAGACTGCCTAATTAGAGATGAATATCAGAATGATGGATCCTGTTCTAGTTTGACATTCCAAAAACCGTTGTTCTGGTATCAAACAGGCAAGAAACTGAAGGATATTAATGCAAAAATGGAGGCAATGGAAAGATCTTTGGGTGCATATTTGAAAGCACAAGACTTGAGCAACCATGGAGATAATGAACACCAAATTGTGAAATACACAACACAAGATTATGACCCATCTGAGATAATTGGACTGGAACACGACTTGGAAAAGTTAAAAGGCTGGATTTTTGGCACAACGAATGTACTTCATCGGGTTGGCATAGTAGGGATGGGGGGCTTAGGGAAAACAACCATAGCCcagaaaatttttaatgatgagGAGGTTACTAAACGTTATGAAAAGATGCTTTGGGtgtcagtttctcaaaattctagCGAGGAAAGGATCCTGAGGAGCATGCTGGAACAACTGGAACCGAATTTCTCCATGACTGATGAGAGTCAGATAATGCACAAAATCAACCAAGGTCTTGAAGGTAAAACTTGCCTAATTTTTATGGATGATGTTTGGAGGATGAATTTACCTTGGTGGGATAAATTCTGTTCAAGCCTGCAGAAAGTAATTGGTGGAAGTAGCTGTGTTATTATCACTACCAGAAATGAAGAGGTTGCAACTGATATGGGTGTTGACAAATCACAAATTCATCAGCCAAAAACTCTGAATAAAGATGGAAGCTGGTTGTTGTTCAGTAAATTTGCATTTGCAAGGTGCAGAGGGAAACGTTGCCCAGATGCACAATTTGAGAAAGAAGGCAGGGAAATCCTGGATAAATGTGGGGGACTTCCACTGGCAATCAAGACAGTAGCAGCATTACTGGCACCAAAAACCAATTCACTTGTCCAATggaatgaaattaataaaaattttcatgAATTGATAGTGGAAGGAAAAATTAGTTCAGTGATGGCGTCTTTGCAACTGAGCTATGATGAACTTCCAACCCATCTAAAGCAATGTCTTTTGTGTTTCTCCATCTATCCTGAAGACTTTGAGATGCATGCTGAACAATTAGTCCATTGGTGGGTTGGAGAGGGACTTATCCAGGGTAAGGGCTCAAAAACAGCAAAAGAAATGGGATTTGAGTACCTATCTGATTTAGTAGCCAGATGTTTGGTTGAAGCTGTACATAGGCGAGACTATGATGGAAGAGTCTACTGTTGCAGGATGCATGATATGGTGCGGGAATTGACTATTAAGATTGCAGAGGAGGAATCATTTGGCAAATTTGATGAGCAAAGCAGGCAGATACCGATTGCAAATTCTCGGTGGTTGGGTATCACAAGCAAAATGCACTCAAAATCTTTAAGGAACAGCACAAAGCTCAGGGCATTATTATTAATGCCAAGCAGTGAAGTTGTCCTCGATAGGCGCATTGGGTGGTTTAGTTCCCTCAGGGTGTTGGATTTCTCACTTGGTAAGCTGGATAATATTTCTGTAGAGGATTTCTTGGTTTGGATTTGCTCTCTTAAACGCCTCGCGTATCTAAATCTTAGTGGTGTCTCAGGCATTAAAGAATTGCCATCCTCAATTAGAAAGCTACGAAACCTGCAGCTTTTGATTTTATGTGGATGCAGTAATCTGGTCAGATTAAATCCATATATTACTACATTGAAGAAGCTGGTGGTGTTGGATTTAGGATCTTGTGGTCTCGAGTATCTACCCAGAGGACTAGGGAGGTTATTCTATCTGCAAGAACTGTCTGGATTCAAGATAAGCAATCAGGCTAACAAGCAAAGCTGTCGACTTCATGAGCTTCGGGTACTGAGCCACCTGAGGGTCCTGCGAATGAACATAGGCATTGATTCTGTAATTTTAGAAGATGATAAAAGTGTCTTATCGCAGCTCAGTAAACTTAAGGTTCTGGCCATTGATGCTGAAGATTGTGAAGATGGAAATATTTTAGAAATGCTTAATGCTCTTACACCTCCAACAAGTCTTCAGGAATTCTATCTCAGGCGTTATCGGCATAAAGCTCTCCCTACCTGGATCAATCCTGAGCAGCTTTCTAGTTTGCAATATCTTTGTATTGAGAATGGAGACCTCACCCACATCGAAACCAGTCCTCAGCATGTTGCTGATAATCTATATACTTGGAACATTGAGGGTCTATGTTTCAAGGTGTTGCCAAGCTTAAAGGTGGACTGGAAGAACTTGGAGCAGGATATGCCTTTATTACGTTATGCAGAGGTGAGTGGTTGCTTCAATTTGCAAAATTTTCCATGTTCTGATGACAAGTTGGTGGTCTGGAGGAAGAATGAAGATTGA